Proteins encoded in a region of the Capricornis sumatraensis isolate serow.1 chromosome 12, serow.2, whole genome shotgun sequence genome:
- the SLC25A30 gene encoding kidney mitochondrial carrier protein 1, with protein MLHALVRIGREEGLKALYSGIAPAMLRQASYGTIKIGTYQSLKRLFVERPEDETLLINVVCGILSGVISSSIANPTDVLKIRMQAQSSTLQGGMIGNFINIYQQEGTRGLWKGVSLTAQRAAIVVGVELPVYDLTKKHLILSGLMGDTVYTHFLSSFTCGLAGALASNPVDVVRTRMMNQRVLRDGKCPGYTGTLDCLLQTWKNEGFFALYKGFWPNWLRLGPWNIIFFVTYEQLKKLDL; from the exons ATGTTGCACGCATTAGTGAGGATAGGCAGAGAGGAAGGCCTGAAAGCGCTGTATTCGGG GATCGCCCCGGCGATGTTACGCCAGGCTTCCTATGGCACCATCAAGATAGGCACCTACCAGAGCCTGAAGCGGTTATTTgttgagcgtccagaag ATGAAACCCTTCTGATAAATGTGGTCTGTGGGATTCTCTCTGGAGTCATATCCTCAAGCATTgctaatccaacagatgttttgAAG ATACGGATGCAAGCCCAGAGCAGCACCCTTCAAGGAGGAATGATAGGCAACTTCATTAACATTTACCAGCAAGAGGGGACGAGAGGACTGTGGAAG GGTGTGTCCCTTACTGCTCAGAGGGCTGCTATTGTGGTCGGCGTGGAGCTGCCAGTCTATGACCTCACCAAGAAGCATCTGATTCTCTCAGGCCTGATGGGAGACACGGTGTATACCCATTTCCT CTCAAGCTTCACCTGTGGGCTGGCGGGAGCCCTGGCCTCCAACCCTGTGGACGTGGTAAGAACGCGTATGATGAACCAGAGAGTGCTCCGAGATGGCAAATGCCCTGGCTACACAGGCACCCTGGATTGCCTGCTACAG ACATGGAAGAATGAAGGGTTTTTTGCTCTATATAAAGGGTTTTGGCCAAATTGGTTGAGACTTGGTCCTTGGAATATTATC ttctttgtgacctatgAGCAGCTGAAGAAACTGGATTTGTGA